The following are encoded together in the Poseidonibacter lekithochrous genome:
- the sstT gene encoding serine/threonine transporter SstT has product MKENSLLYKYANGNLVLQIIVGIVLGILVGFFSKELASTVSILGSLFVGALKAIAPILVFVLVSTAIATKQIGVETKIKPIITLYLIGTFLAALVAVLASFLFPTSLVLIDAANTNLAPPDSVITVLKGVLFNMVDNPINALQTGNFIGILVWAIALGVAMHYSSNETKNVFFDVSTGITKIVKFIIRLAPFGIFGLVANTIAQTGFSALLSYGKLLAVLVGTMLFIAFVVNPIIVFIKTKSNPFPLVLTCIKESGITAFFTRSSAANIPVNLNLCKKLDLDENTYSVSIPLGATTNMAGAAVTITILTLATVNTLGIPVDIGTALLLSVISALAACGASGVAGGSLLLIPLACSLFGISNDIALQVVAIGFVIGVVQDSLETALNSSTDVVFTAACSSK; this is encoded by the coding sequence ATGAAAGAGAATAGTCTTCTTTACAAGTATGCAAATGGAAACCTAGTATTACAAATCATTGTGGGTATTGTTTTAGGTATTTTAGTTGGTTTTTTTTCAAAAGAATTAGCTAGTACAGTTTCTATTTTAGGATCACTTTTTGTTGGGGCGTTAAAAGCAATTGCTCCTATTTTAGTTTTTGTTTTAGTATCAACAGCCATTGCTACAAAACAAATTGGTGTTGAAACAAAAATTAAACCAATCATTACACTTTATTTAATTGGAACTTTTTTAGCGGCATTAGTTGCTGTTCTAGCAAGTTTCCTATTTCCAACAAGCTTAGTATTAATTGATGCTGCTAATACAAATTTAGCTCCACCTGATAGTGTAATTACTGTATTAAAAGGTGTACTATTTAATATGGTTGATAATCCTATTAATGCCCTACAAACAGGCAATTTTATAGGTATTTTAGTATGGGCTATTGCACTTGGTGTTGCAATGCATTATAGTAGTAATGAAACAAAAAATGTATTCTTTGATGTATCAACAGGTATTACAAAGATTGTAAAGTTTATTATTCGATTAGCTCCATTTGGTATTTTTGGATTAGTTGCTAATACAATTGCACAAACTGGTTTTTCTGCTTTATTAAGTTATGGAAAATTACTTGCAGTTTTAGTAGGAACTATGTTATTTATAGCTTTTGTTGTAAACCCAATTATTGTGTTTATTAAAACAAAATCTAATCCTTTTCCTTTAGTATTAACTTGTATTAAAGAGAGTGGTATTACAGCATTCTTCACAAGAAGTTCAGCTGCAAATATTCCTGTAAATCTTAACTTATGTAAAAAATTAGATTTAGATGAAAACACATATTCTGTATCTATTCCTCTAGGAGCTACTACTAATATGGCAGGTGCTGCTGTTACTATTACTATTTTAACACTAGCAACTGTTAATACTTTAGGTATTCCTGTTGATATTGGTACGGCTTTATTACTAAGTGTTATTTCAGCATTAGCTGCGTGTGGGGCTTCAGGAGTTGCTGGGGGATCATTATTACTTATTCCTTTAGCTTGTTCATTATTTGGAATCTCAAATGATATAGCACTTCAAGTTGTAGCTATTGGATTTGTAATCGGAGTTGTTCAAGATTCATTGGAAACTGCATTAAACTCATCTACGGATGTTGTTTTTACAGCAGCTTGTTCATCAAAATAA
- a CDS encoding class I SAM-dependent methyltransferase, translating to MEVSQLKEIIENNLENKNFEFKRLFHGRGNFYDDYNFLTIDSIDKVLYVCFFDEVDESKEKSIISICKEIYENHGFNSLVLQRRYIDKAPCEVLEGVLSEQNIAIENELKYHIAFSNKNIGIFPDMKAGREYIRSISKDKNVLNLFSYTCAFSIVAIEGGAKKVVNVDMAKGALTQGRANHHLNNHDTKKVQFMPYNILKSWSRIKKGGPYDIIIIDPPSFQRGSFAATKDYEKIIKKLKDLANDDCIVLSCLNAPELDSNFIKNIFKENAPEFVFEKRLENLDTFPTNNDEKTLKNLVFMKNNIV from the coding sequence ATGGAAGTATCTCAATTAAAAGAGATTATTGAGAATAACTTAGAAAATAAAAACTTTGAGTTTAAAAGACTATTTCATGGTAGAGGTAACTTTTATGATGATTATAATTTTCTAACAATTGATTCTATAGATAAAGTATTATATGTATGTTTTTTTGATGAGGTAGATGAGTCTAAAGAAAAAAGTATTATTTCTATTTGTAAAGAAATATATGAAAATCATGGTTTTAATTCTTTAGTTTTACAAAGAAGATATATTGATAAAGCACCTTGTGAAGTATTAGAGGGTGTTTTGTCTGAGCAAAATATAGCCATAGAAAATGAGCTGAAATATCATATTGCATTTTCAAATAAAAATATAGGTATTTTCCCAGATATGAAGGCTGGAAGAGAATATATAAGAAGTATTTCAAAAGATAAAAATGTTTTAAATTTATTCTCTTATACTTGTGCTTTTTCAATTGTAGCAATTGAAGGTGGGGCTAAAAAAGTAGTAAATGTAGATATGGCAAAAGGGGCATTAACTCAAGGTAGAGCAAACCACCATCTTAATAATCATGATACAAAAAAAGTACAATTTATGCCTTATAATATATTAAAATCTTGGTCGAGAATTAAAAAAGGGGGACCTTATGATATTATAATTATTGATCCACCTTCTTTTCAAAGAGGAAGTTTCGCTGCAACTAAAGATTATGAAAAGATTATAAAAAAACTAAAAGATTTAGCAAATGATGATTGTATAGTTTTATCATGTCTAAATGCTCCTGAGTTAGATAGCAATTTTATAAAAAATATTTTTAAAGAAAATGCTCCTGAATTTGTATTTGAGAAAAGATTAGAAAACTTGGATACTTTCCCTACTAATAATGATGAAAAAACTTTAAAAAACCTAGTTTTCATGAAGAATAATATTGTATAA
- a CDS encoding GreA/GreB family elongation factor, whose protein sequence is MQKKELITEQGYFTFVKEFKNLLEKEKPYWVKEKEIAAQLGDRSENAEYISAKEQIRNIDKRLRFLDKIIKTAQVINTYEIPHIKVNFGSIVELLDINSDEVKSFIIVGTYETKPSENKISNKSPLGKTLLGKEQGAEFEFRINDNIFEYEVLSIKKYIFKKAE, encoded by the coding sequence ATGCAAAAAAAAGAATTAATTACAGAACAGGGCTATTTTACTTTTGTAAAAGAGTTTAAAAACTTACTAGAAAAAGAAAAACCTTATTGGGTGAAAGAAAAAGAAATCGCCGCTCAACTAGGGGATAGAAGTGAAAATGCAGAGTATATCTCAGCTAAAGAACAGATTAGAAATATAGATAAAAGATTACGTTTTTTAGATAAGATTATAAAAACTGCACAAGTAATTAATACCTATGAAATCCCACACATAAAAGTAAATTTTGGCTCAATTGTAGAACTATTAGATATAAATAGTGATGAAGTCAAAAGTTTTATTATTGTTGGAACTTATGAAACAAAACCAAGCGAAAATAAAATATCAAATAAATCTCCTTTAGGAAAGACTCTTTTAGGTAAAGAGCAGGGTGCGGAATTTGAATTTAGAATAAATGATAATATTTTTGAATATGAAGTATTAAGTATAAAAAAATATATTTTTAAGAAGGCAGAATAA
- a CDS encoding diguanylate cyclase, translated as MNKTIPHLITIIILILIQNLYAKHPIENNNLKNITLQLQWKHQFQFAGYYIAKEKGYYKDIGLDVNIKEYTYNKDIVQDVLNKKAHYAVGRSSLVINKAKGDKITLLAAIFQSSADVLIALKNSNISSLKDLKNKRIMITGNAQNDLIYLSMLFSNNLSIEDLIIQKHSFDIEDLVNKNTDLMASYISNEPYRLKKEYGLDSIVFAPKDYGFDFYGDILFTHEDRIKSNTNEVMKFKKASLKGWKYAFANIEETINLIQEKYNTQNKSKEALQYEAIELQKLAYYNTKELGLLDVNKIERIYDAYKLMGIAKEQIDFKSFIFDDTQMNSMFTKKEKAFLKRKKILRLCIDPNWMPFEMFTDDGKYIGLSSEYFKLFSEQLKIPIKAIRTNNWSETLDFMKKRKCDILSLAMETPNRKQYMDFTSVYMQMPLVLATKLNVTFVDNFKQLKNKKIGIVKDYAYAELIKNKFPYINIVEAKNTKDGLTKVVNEEIFAFIGAVADISYFTQKDFIGEVKISGKFKENLNLSIAVRNDETILLSIFNKLIRNLEDDFKNKITNKYMAIKYDPKVNHSLLWKSSLIFVIIILITFYWTYTIRKEKQKAELLLIKLEFARNQLKEKNKELKHIARTDKLTELYNRVKLDDALIKELSRANRYNHSLGIILIDIDNFKQVNDTYGHLVGDMVLIDLAKILKEYTRDIDIAGRWGGEEFMIICPETNIKGTNKLAHLLKDKIESFDFPEARNITASFGISQFRIKDTPDDLILKADEALYKAKSAGRNCVRGYTN; from the coding sequence ATGAATAAGACAATTCCGCATCTTATTACAATAATTATACTAATCCTAATACAAAACCTCTATGCAAAACATCCTATAGAAAACAATAACTTAAAAAATATAACTTTACAGTTACAGTGGAAACATCAATTTCAATTTGCAGGTTATTATATAGCAAAAGAGAAAGGCTATTACAAAGATATAGGACTAGATGTTAATATCAAAGAATACACTTATAACAAAGATATAGTACAAGATGTTCTAAATAAAAAAGCCCATTATGCAGTTGGTAGATCTTCTTTAGTAATTAATAAAGCGAAGGGGGATAAAATCACCTTACTTGCAGCTATCTTCCAATCTTCAGCTGATGTTTTAATTGCTTTAAAAAATTCTAATATTTCTTCTTTAAAAGATTTGAAAAATAAAAGAATAATGATTACAGGTAATGCTCAAAATGACCTTATATATTTGAGTATGTTATTCTCAAATAATTTATCTATTGAAGATTTAATTATACAAAAACACTCTTTTGATATTGAAGATTTAGTTAATAAGAATACCGATTTAATGGCATCTTATATTTCAAATGAACCTTATCGATTAAAAAAAGAGTATGGCTTAGACAGTATTGTATTTGCACCAAAAGATTATGGTTTTGATTTTTATGGAGATATTTTATTTACACATGAAGATAGAATAAAAAGTAATACAAATGAAGTAATGAAATTCAAAAAAGCATCATTAAAAGGATGGAAATATGCTTTTGCAAATATAGAAGAAACTATTAATTTAATACAAGAAAAATATAATACTCAGAATAAATCTAAAGAGGCTTTACAATACGAAGCCATAGAGTTACAAAAACTTGCATATTATAATACTAAAGAACTAGGTTTGTTAGATGTAAATAAAATTGAGCGAATCTATGATGCTTATAAATTAATGGGAATTGCAAAAGAACAAATTGACTTTAAAAGTTTTATTTTTGATGATACTCAAATGAACTCAATGTTCACAAAAAAAGAAAAAGCTTTTCTAAAAAGAAAAAAAATACTAAGACTTTGTATTGACCCAAATTGGATGCCCTTTGAAATGTTCACAGATGATGGGAAATATATTGGTTTATCTTCTGAGTACTTTAAACTATTTTCAGAACAATTAAAAATACCAATTAAAGCAATTAGAACTAATAATTGGAGTGAAACATTAGATTTTATGAAAAAAAGAAAATGTGATATTTTATCTCTTGCAATGGAAACACCAAATAGAAAACAATATATGGACTTTACTTCTGTATATATGCAAATGCCACTAGTTTTAGCTACAAAATTAAATGTAACCTTTGTAGATAATTTCAAGCAATTAAAAAACAAAAAAATAGGTATTGTTAAAGACTACGCTTATGCAGAATTAATTAAAAACAAATTTCCGTATATAAATATTGTTGAGGCAAAAAATACAAAAGATGGTCTTACAAAAGTAGTAAATGAAGAAATATTTGCTTTTATAGGTGCAGTTGCAGATATTAGTTATTTCACCCAAAAAGATTTTATTGGTGAAGTTAAAATATCTGGGAAATTCAAAGAGAATTTAAACTTAAGTATTGCAGTAAGAAATGATGAAACTATACTATTATCAATATTTAATAAACTTATTAGAAATCTAGAAGATGACTTCAAAAATAAAATTACAAATAAATATATGGCAATTAAATATGATCCAAAAGTTAATCACTCCTTATTATGGAAAAGTTCTCTTATTTTTGTAATCATCATACTAATTACATTTTATTGGACCTACACAATAAGAAAAGAGAAACAAAAAGCAGAACTTTTATTAATAAAATTAGAATTTGCGAGAAATCAACTAAAAGAGAAAAATAAAGAGTTAAAACATATTGCAAGAACCGATAAATTGACAGAACTTTATAATAGAGTTAAACTAGATGATGCCCTAATCAAAGAGTTAAGTAGAGCAAATAGATATAACCACTCTTTAGGAATTATTTTAATAGATATTGATAATTTTAAACAAGTTAATGATACTTATGGTCACTTAGTAGGAGATATGGTATTAATAGACCTAGCAAAAATATTAAAAGAGTATACAAGGGATATTGATATTGCAGGAAGATGGGGAGGAGAAGAGTTTATGATAATTTGTCCAGAAACAAATATTAAAGGAACAAATAAACTAGCTCACCTATTAAAAGATAAAATTGAATCCTTTGACTTTCCAGAAGCTAGAAATATAACTGCTAGTTTTGGTATTTCACAATTTAGAATAAAAGACACACCTGATGATTTAATACTTAAAGCAGATGAAGCCTTATATAAAGCGAAAAGTGCAGGAAGAAACTGTGTAAGAGGATATACTAATTAA
- a CDS encoding PAS domain S-box protein, whose amino-acid sequence MDLKLLRNIAYLFLSVIVFYMAYTVLNNKNKIYESNKELFNKTIYNEAKTHFENLKIFRAWNSKFGGIYVKSQSGLKPNKYLTNNHLYTKDNELLVKINPAWMTRQLSEMMNAKSDYKYKITSLKPLNPDNKANAFEKEALKYFEEHTYDNYFTQEDKQNNMLNFMGKLIVEKSCLNCHSIQGYKEGEVRGGISVSIPMDLYEENWESLDGEYTKQILLIIIFSLVIFVIGILVINSIYKNQKHLKELKDKYKILYDRYDYAVSGSKLGLWDWDLQSNEVYFSPIWKELLGFKDNELENDFKSWEDRVHPDDKEKTIRDIKDNHEGKTELYENIHRLKHKDGSWQWILDKGKTIFDKNGKALRMVGFHTNITKQQELEHELLKLKVAIDHSPISIVITNIEGNIEYVNPHFSAVTGFTYKEAIGQNPRILKSKLTSPIEYNIIWDTLLAKKTWRGTFKNIDKEGNEFWESAIITPILDDKNEIINYLAVKQEITKEVYLKEELKDKEEMMIAQSRHAAMGEMISMIAHQWRQPISVISMAANNTLADIELDMVENDELKENTESILDQTKYLSQTIEDFRNFFKPNKEKEIVKPKDIIDETLKIMLKSLENNNIVLTICVEDESCIEVHSRELLQVFINIIKNAKEALVSKNIEQKEIKVRIYRIHNTLRTSFTDNAGGVKESIIDKIFDPYFSTKDEKSGTGLGLYMCKTIVNKHFNGVIGVYNSNGGACFYVDLPIKN is encoded by the coding sequence ATGGATTTAAAACTACTTAGAAATATTGCATATTTGTTTTTGTCTGTAATTGTTTTTTATATGGCATATACAGTATTAAATAATAAAAATAAAATATATGAATCAAATAAAGAATTATTTAATAAAACTATCTACAATGAAGCTAAAACACACTTTGAAAATCTTAAGATTTTTAGAGCTTGGAACTCTAAATTCGGTGGAATATATGTTAAGTCCCAAAGTGGATTAAAGCCTAACAAGTATCTTACAAATAACCATTTATATACTAAAGATAATGAACTATTAGTAAAAATAAATCCAGCTTGGATGACTAGACAACTCTCAGAAATGATGAATGCAAAAAGTGATTATAAATATAAAATTACAAGTTTAAAACCTTTGAATCCTGATAATAAAGCTAATGCTTTTGAAAAAGAGGCTTTAAAGTATTTTGAAGAACATACATACGATAACTACTTTACTCAAGAAGATAAACAGAATAATATGCTTAATTTTATGGGTAAGTTAATAGTTGAAAAATCTTGTTTAAATTGTCATTCAATTCAAGGTTATAAAGAAGGTGAAGTTCGAGGTGGAATTAGTGTATCAATTCCTATGGATTTATATGAAGAGAATTGGGAGAGTTTAGATGGAGAATATACAAAACAAATACTTCTAATTATTATCTTCTCTCTAGTGATTTTTGTTATAGGTATTTTAGTAATAAATAGTATTTATAAAAACCAAAAACATTTAAAAGAGTTAAAAGATAAATATAAAATTTTATATGATAGATATGATTATGCGGTAAGTGGTTCAAAGCTTGGGTTATGGGATTGGGATTTACAGAGCAATGAAGTTTATTTTTCACCTATCTGGAAAGAGTTATTAGGTTTTAAAGATAATGAATTAGAAAATGATTTTAAATCTTGGGAGGACAGAGTTCATCCTGATGATAAAGAAAAAACCATAAGAGATATTAAAGATAACCATGAGGGAAAAACAGAGTTATATGAGAATATACATAGGTTAAAACATAAAGATGGCTCATGGCAATGGATATTAGATAAGGGTAAAACTATTTTTGATAAAAATGGAAAAGCTTTAAGAATGGTTGGTTTTCATACTAATATTACTAAACAACAAGAACTTGAACATGAGTTACTTAAATTAAAAGTAGCAATTGACCATTCTCCAATCTCTATAGTGATTACAAATATAGAAGGAAATATAGAGTATGTAAATCCTCATTTCTCTGCTGTAACTGGATTTACTTATAAAGAAGCAATAGGACAGAATCCAAGAATATTAAAATCAAAATTAACTTCACCTATTGAATATAATATTATATGGGATACTCTTCTTGCAAAAAAAACTTGGAGAGGTACTTTTAAGAATATTGATAAAGAAGGTAATGAGTTTTGGGAGTCTGCTATTATTACTCCAATTTTAGATGATAAAAATGAAATAATAAACTATCTAGCAGTAAAACAAGAGATTACAAAAGAAGTATATTTAAAAGAAGAGTTAAAAGATAAAGAAGAGATGATGATAGCTCAATCAAGACACGCAGCAATGGGTGAGATGATTTCTATGATTGCACATCAATGGAGACAACCAATCTCTGTTATTTCAATGGCTGCAAATAATACTTTAGCAGATATAGAGCTTGATATGGTTGAAAATGATGAACTGAAAGAAAATACCGAATCTATATTAGATCAAACAAAATATCTATCTCAAACTATTGAAGACTTTAGGAACTTTTTTAAACCTAATAAAGAAAAAGAGATAGTAAAACCAAAAGATATAATTGATGAGACTTTAAAAATTATGCTTAAATCTTTAGAGAATAATAATATTGTTTTAACAATCTGTGTGGAAGATGAATCTTGTATTGAAGTACACTCAAGGGAGTTATTGCAAGTGTTTATTAATATAATTAAAAATGCTAAAGAAGCTTTAGTTTCTAAAAATATTGAGCAAAAAGAAATAAAAGTTCGAATTTATCGTATTCATAATACTTTACGTACGAGTTTTACTGATAATGCAGGTGGAGTTAAAGAATCAATTATTGATAAAATCTTTGATCCTTATTTTTCTACAAAAGATGAAAAGTCAGGTACAGGTTTAGGATTATATATGTGTAAAACAATTGTTAATAAACATTTTAATGGAGTTATTGGTGTTTATAATAGCAATGGGGGAGCTTGTTTTTATGTGGATTTACCAATTAAAAATTAA
- a CDS encoding response regulator — translation MDSMESIVKLKEIAQNYTILFVEDSQALQKQVVKFLSKLFKEVIVASDGQEGLELYKKNRPDLVLTDLTMPKMTGHEMIREIKKINPDVEIVILSAHSDTETLMKSFHIGVSDFIAKPVNAVKMITVFLKVLSNIKRKEFELEEFKKNEITSPDLGDNDILTFLFENSMKIDIINHYKGVPIINSGKILNIDEDKITLRTTHLQLLAIKHEHSAILDSSLVSEDISCSLISFNLEDYEVVLKKEKLFHPEFKDRTGIVLEPNDKLKAFVIQGKDERIETHINGISTKEILLEISKDNLHLEKHDVINLLIIFSKNEKEHSVDYVNLESRVYKIEDLDEDTYKVVLLIKGNEETENSLQKYIYKRELELVDEFKTKYQYS, via the coding sequence ATGGATAGTATGGAAAGTATAGTCAAATTAAAAGAAATAGCTCAAAATTACACTATTTTATTTGTAGAAGATAGCCAAGCTTTACAAAAACAAGTAGTTAAGTTTTTAAGTAAATTGTTTAAAGAAGTAATTGTAGCCTCAGATGGACAAGAAGGACTTGAACTATATAAAAAAAATAGACCTGACCTAGTGTTAACAGATCTTACAATGCCTAAAATGACGGGTCACGAAATGATTCGAGAAATAAAAAAAATAAATCCAGATGTAGAAATTGTAATCTTATCAGCTCATTCAGATACTGAAACTTTAATGAAGTCTTTTCATATAGGGGTAAGTGATTTTATTGCTAAACCTGTAAATGCGGTAAAAATGATAACAGTATTTTTAAAAGTACTATCGAATATTAAAAGAAAAGAGTTTGAATTAGAAGAGTTTAAAAAGAATGAAATCACTTCTCCTGATTTAGGAGATAATGATATTTTAACTTTTCTTTTTGAGAATAGTATGAAAATTGATATTATTAATCACTATAAAGGTGTGCCAATAATTAATAGTGGAAAAATACTAAATATAGATGAAGATAAAATTACTCTTAGAACAACACATCTTCAACTGTTAGCAATAAAACATGAACATAGTGCGATTTTAGACTCATCCTTAGTAAGTGAAGATATCTCATGTTCTTTAATCTCTTTTAATTTAGAAGATTATGAAGTAGTTCTTAAAAAAGAGAAATTATTTCATCCTGAATTTAAAGATAGAACAGGAATTGTACTAGAACCAAATGATAAACTAAAAGCTTTTGTTATTCAGGGTAAAGACGAAAGAATTGAAACTCATATAAATGGAATCTCTACAAAAGAGATACTTTTAGAAATTAGTAAAGATAATCTTCATTTAGAAAAACATGATGTTATTAACCTTCTAATAATCTTCTCAAAGAATGAAAAGGAACATAGTGTTGATTATGTAAATTTAGAATCTAGAGTATATAAAATTGAAGACTTAGATGAAGATACTTATAAAGTTGTTTTATTAATTAAAGGAAATGAAGAAACTGAAAACTCTCTGCAAAAGTATATTTATAAAAGAGAATTAGAATTAGTGGATGAATTTAAAACAAAATATCAATACTCATAG
- a CDS encoding HDOD domain-containing protein, with amino-acid sequence MLILEENLKKLPILPDIVTLLLNLKSSENYDTKKLLELIHRDPILTSRILHLANSKFFGFTNTIDTPGQAISLYGMNFTIAVCISEIVNNTLKFDLDAYDITYYKFNLVNELSFKVMLDWLDESDADLKEDLIIPIFLHNIGKFIISSYLKQENKINKFKAIYRNSDVSKVERDFVGISSCELSSMVLKDWGFDQKNLDMIFYMGNPYLSTSNKKAVAVLSVINTLCSFTRPMSSDSIQLALLKAKDYDLDFEKLKNIIDRLSINYKNS; translated from the coding sequence ATGTTAATATTAGAAGAAAACTTAAAAAAACTACCAATTCTACCAGATATTGTAACTTTGCTTTTAAATTTAAAATCAAGTGAAAATTATGATACAAAAAAACTATTAGAGTTAATTCACAGAGATCCTATTTTAACTTCAAGAATATTGCATCTTGCAAATTCAAAATTCTTTGGTTTTACGAATACTATTGATACACCAGGACAAGCTATTAGTTTATATGGTATGAATTTTACTATTGCTGTTTGTATAAGTGAGATTGTAAATAATACATTGAAGTTTGACTTAGATGCTTATGATATAACTTATTATAAATTTAACTTAGTAAATGAACTCTCTTTTAAAGTGATGTTAGATTGGCTTGATGAAAGTGATGCTGATTTAAAAGAAGATTTAATTATTCCTATTTTTTTACATAATATTGGAAAGTTTATTATTTCATCTTATTTAAAACAAGAAAATAAAATCAATAAATTTAAAGCTATTTATAGAAATAGTGATGTTTCAAAAGTTGAGCGAGATTTTGTAGGTATTAGCTCATGTGAACTAAGTTCAATGGTTCTAAAAGATTGGGGTTTTGATCAAAAGAATTTAGATATGATTTTTTATATGGGAAATCCATATTTAAGTACTTCTAATAAAAAAGCAGTTGCTGTATTAAGTGTTATAAATACTCTTTGTTCCTTCACGCGTCCAATGTCAAGTGATAGTATTCAATTAGCTTTATTAAAAGCAAAAGATTACGATTTGGATTTTGAAAAATTAAAAAATATAATTGATAGATTATCTATTAATTATAAAAATTCTTAG
- a CDS encoding dihydrolipoyl dehydrogenase family protein, whose protein sequence is MKNYDLIVIGAGRAANLAVKAGKLGKKVAIIEKSKLGGTCPNRGCVPSKLIIGYAHVARAIKESERHFIDSTINNIDINKIFEETNNYVSKIDPRYESRFNENVTVYRGSASFISDKVIEVNDERLSADNILIATGTRPIKPAHEKAWSSDDIFPFKKEIPKSITIVGSGFIACELANFFDAVGIKTKLIARGDKLLSAEDKDISEIFKEEFTKNVDVSFNTTIKDIKHENNEFDLVLENKDGTKVSHKSEALLYATGRVSNADLLNLENTNIKTNERGFIKRNEFFETSVSGVYVTGDASGENMLQHAAAYEVNYLGKILYENEPSPLKFKYMPHAVFSDPEVASVGITEQKAQESGINYVASTTNWLASAKAMSTRLDYPRTKFIINPNTYEILGCHLIGPESSTMMHQILSVMHIENDIRHLKDMLYIHPALSEAILPAAVQAVIEVEKYNN, encoded by the coding sequence ATGAAAAATTATGATTTAATAGTAATTGGAGCAGGTAGAGCTGCCAATTTAGCAGTAAAAGCAGGGAAACTAGGAAAAAAAGTAGCTATCATAGAAAAATCTAAATTAGGTGGAACATGCCCAAATAGAGGCTGTGTCCCATCAAAATTAATCATAGGTTATGCTCATGTAGCAAGAGCTATCAAAGAATCAGAAAGACATTTTATTGATTCAACAATAAACAATATAGATATTAATAAAATATTTGAAGAAACAAACAACTACGTTTCAAAAATTGATCCAAGATATGAAAGTAGATTTAATGAAAATGTAACAGTATATAGAGGAAGTGCAAGTTTTATCTCCGATAAAGTAATAGAAGTTAATGATGAAAGATTAAGTGCTGACAATATATTAATAGCAACTGGAACTAGACCAATTAAACCTGCACATGAAAAAGCTTGGAGCAGTGATGATATATTTCCTTTCAAAAAAGAGATACCAAAATCAATAACAATAGTAGGTTCTGGATTTATTGCTTGTGAATTAGCAAACTTCTTTGATGCAGTGGGAATAAAAACAAAACTAATTGCTAGAGGAGATAAACTTCTTAGTGCCGAAGATAAAGATATAAGTGAGATTTTTAAAGAAGAGTTTACAAAAAATGTAGATGTATCATTTAATACAACAATAAAAGATATTAAACATGAAAACAATGAATTTGACTTAGTATTAGAAAATAAAGATGGAACAAAAGTAAGCCATAAAAGTGAAGCTTTATTATATGCCACAGGAAGAGTCTCAAACGCTGATTTATTAAACCTTGAAAATACAAATATTAAAACAAATGAAAGAGGATTTATTAAAAGAAATGAATTCTTTGAAACATCAGTTAGTGGAGTTTATGTTACAGGAGATGCAAGTGGAGAAAATATGCTTCAACACGCAGCAGCTTATGAAGTAAACTATCTTGGAAAGATTTTATATGAAAATGAGCCAAGTCCTTTAAAATTCAAATATATGCCACATGCAGTATTCTCAGATCCAGAAGTTGCTAGTGTTGGAATAACTGAGCAAAAAGCACAAGAAAGCGGAATTAACTATGTTGCCTCAACAACTAATTGGTTAGCAAGTGCAAAAGCTATGTCAACAAGACTTGATTATCCAAGAACTAAATTTATTATAAATCCTAATACTTATGAGATTTTAGGATGTCATTTAATTGGACCTGAAAGCTCAACTATGATGCATCAAATTTTAAGTGTAATGCATATAGAAAATGATATTAGACATTTAAAAGATATGTTATATATCCACCCTGCTTTAAGTGAAGCTATCTTACCAGCAGCAGTTCAAGCAGTAATTGAAGTGGAAAAATATAACAACTAA